A genome region from Blautia coccoides includes the following:
- a CDS encoding MucBP domain-containing protein, with amino-acid sequence MKWFKRYRGILCVVLLVFSTAIAVQAEEQNFYTVTYRPGKTARFTEDLFRNYQEIYGTDAVVRSSRTGSIEITVEANRELPKPPNAGDIIFVKEYEGKYVMNTDWMPDAEQVIESMDCVVDYSTVVDLTEYSIHYVDSQSGDDIASPVIAQGNNGQRITARAVAVDGYRCDSMEQQSMVLEKKTENRIAFMYTSLREPVTETVTVPGDTVTDYRDIVQQNTAENNTAGNQSGTAGAAGSEAGEDVQENARDNGQTGAQTAETEQVTENNGETEENTEIKDEETPLANQEADLEKSEGSSRIIVGLAAAAFLIFAGGLVLWIRKGSGGS; translated from the coding sequence ATGAAATGGTTTAAAAGATACAGGGGAATTCTCTGTGTGGTCCTTTTAGTTTTCAGTACAGCCATAGCGGTGCAGGCTGAGGAACAGAATTTTTATACGGTGACTTACAGGCCGGGGAAAACAGCAAGGTTTACAGAGGATTTATTCCGAAATTACCAAGAAATTTACGGTACGGATGCGGTTGTAAGGAGCAGCCGTACGGGAAGTATAGAAATTACAGTGGAAGCAAATAGAGAGCTGCCAAAGCCGCCCAATGCCGGAGACATTATATTTGTGAAGGAGTATGAGGGGAAATACGTAATGAACACAGACTGGATGCCTGACGCAGAGCAGGTGATAGAGAGTATGGACTGCGTGGTTGACTACAGTACAGTGGTAGATTTGACGGAATACAGCATCCATTATGTGGATTCCCAGAGCGGAGATGACATTGCCTCCCCGGTAATTGCGCAGGGAAATAACGGTCAGCGCATCACTGCACGTGCTGTCGCGGTTGACGGATACCGGTGTGACAGTATGGAGCAGCAGTCCATGGTTTTGGAGAAGAAAACAGAAAACAGGATTGCGTTTATGTATACCAGTTTGAGAGAGCCTGTGACAGAGACTGTTACAGTGCCGGGGGATACTGTAACGGATTACCGGGACATTGTACAGCAGAATACAGCCGAAAATAATACAGCAGGAAATCAGTCAGGCACAGCAGGCGCGGCTGGGTCAGAAGCAGGGGAGGATGTACAGGAAAATGCCCGGGACAATGGGCAGACGGGTGCCCAGACAGCAGAAACGGAACAGGTGACGGAAAACAATGGAGAGACAGAGGAAAATACAGAAATCAAAGATGAAGAAACACCGTTGGCAAACCAGGAGGCGGATTTGGAGAAATCAGAAGGCAGCAGCAGAATTATAGTAGGGTTAGCTGCCGCAGCGTTCCTGATTTTTGCGGGAGGACTTGTGTTGTGGATACGCAAAGGTTCCGGCGGATCATAA
- a CDS encoding helix-turn-helix domain-containing protein → MDQKKTGSFFKELRKEKGLTQEQLAEYFHVTGRTVSRWETGSNMPDLDILVEMADYYDVDLRELLDGERKDEKMNKDLEETVLKVADYSNDEKMRLMKKLHIFSWIGVVSFIVSIILEGMGLADRGITGNAASLCAGISFGMLIIAVIYTSRYIFRFRESKKRFFQHR, encoded by the coding sequence TTGGATCAGAAAAAGACAGGAAGTTTTTTTAAAGAACTTCGCAAAGAAAAAGGGCTGACCCAGGAGCAGTTGGCGGAGTATTTCCATGTTACCGGGAGGACTGTTTCACGATGGGAAACAGGCAGCAATATGCCGGATTTGGATATTCTCGTTGAGATGGCAGATTATTATGATGTGGATCTCAGGGAACTGCTGGATGGAGAAAGGAAGGATGAGAAGATGAATAAAGATTTAGAGGAAACCGTATTGAAGGTTGCGGATTACAGCAATGATGAGAAGATGAGGCTCATGAAAAAACTGCATATCTTTTCATGGATCGGTGTTGTGAGTTTTATCGTTTCTATTATATTGGAAGGAATGGGTTTGGCTGACAGGGGAATTACCGGCAATGCTGCGTCACTCTGTGCGGGTATATCCTTCGGAATGCTTATAATAGCAGTGATCTATACAAGCAGATATATATTCAGGTTCAGGGAATCCAAGAAAAGATTTTTTCAACATAGATAA
- a CDS encoding Na+/H+ antiporter NhaC family protein: MGTEKPKLVFWGSQAFAMMPFALYILIGGIFSVGLHYYSMKGLIFAAVISLLAGFFLCRNKGKYWDSIVHGLAQYGNSRLIFIFLIIGIFSKLMMTGNIGGGFIWLSLQLGITKSGFVVFAFLASAVISMGAGAPIAALFAVLPIFYPPGILMGASPAMLTGALISGIFFGDALSPSSQVINTTVMTQHEQGTGRPAGMLSVLRQRTPYILAAGAVTVVLYLIFGAGGGVMGDMTQLSQFSDARGLWMLVPVAVLLCICFKTGNLFEGLSFAIVTGLAVGLIAGLFTFSDIVSIDYETAGLNGIIFEGIYGILDVAVSTILLYGLIAVAVDGGMLEKCCSLILSGKFTKTKRGAETVLTLGIVIINILLAGCVLPSILMFGDMADRIGQESGISPERRSILLTANATNFSSIIPINSAFVMGSVTIINEMVQKHSYLPAVTPFQIFCSSFYCLILTGICIFWVATGVGREASDKTVKATIQ; the protein is encoded by the coding sequence ATAGGAACAGAAAAACCCAAATTGGTTTTTTGGGGCAGTCAGGCATTTGCCATGATGCCGTTTGCGCTGTACATACTGATAGGCGGAATATTTTCGGTAGGGCTTCATTATTATTCAATGAAAGGGTTGATCTTCGCGGCGGTCATCTCACTTCTGGCAGGCTTCTTCCTGTGCAGGAACAAAGGGAAATACTGGGATTCTATTGTACATGGATTGGCACAGTACGGAAATTCAAGGCTTATCTTTATCTTCCTCATTATAGGCATTTTCTCTAAGCTCATGATGACAGGAAATATTGGAGGCGGATTTATCTGGCTGAGCCTTCAGCTTGGTATTACGAAAAGCGGGTTCGTGGTCTTCGCTTTCTTAGCCTCAGCAGTGATCTCTATGGGTGCAGGAGCCCCGATCGCGGCATTGTTTGCAGTGCTTCCTATTTTTTATCCCCCGGGAATTCTTATGGGGGCAAGCCCGGCCATGCTGACCGGAGCGCTGATCAGCGGAATCTTTTTCGGAGATGCACTTTCTCCCAGTTCACAGGTGATCAACACCACAGTGATGACACAACATGAACAGGGAACAGGAAGACCGGCCGGAATGCTTTCTGTTTTGAGACAGAGAACGCCTTATATTCTGGCTGCGGGAGCAGTCACGGTAGTGCTGTATCTCATATTCGGCGCCGGAGGAGGAGTCATGGGAGATATGACTCAGCTCTCCCAGTTCTCTGATGCAAGAGGCCTCTGGATGCTGGTACCTGTTGCTGTACTGCTGTGTATCTGCTTTAAGACGGGCAACTTGTTTGAAGGACTTTCCTTTGCAATTGTTACAGGCCTTGCAGTGGGGCTGATCGCAGGTCTGTTCACATTTTCGGATATTGTGAGTATAGACTATGAGACTGCCGGGCTGAACGGCATTATATTTGAAGGTATTTATGGCATTTTGGATGTGGCTGTGTCCACGATCCTGCTTTACGGACTGATCGCGGTGGCGGTGGATGGAGGAATGCTTGAAAAATGCTGCAGCCTTATCCTGTCCGGAAAGTTTACTAAGACAAAACGGGGAGCTGAGACAGTTCTCACTTTAGGGATCGTGATCATCAACATTCTTCTTGCGGGATGTGTACTGCCGTCAATTCTGATGTTTGGAGACATGGCAGACAGGATTGGCCAGGAGAGCGGTATTTCGCCGGAGCGCCGGAGTATCCTGCTGACAGCTAACGCGACAAACTTTAGTTCCATCATTCCCATTAACAGTGCTTTTGTAATGGGCAGTGTGACGATCATCAATGAAATGGTGCAGAAGCACAGCTATCTGCCTGCAGTGACACCGTTCCAGATTTTCTGCTCCTCTTTTTACTGTCTGATCCTCACCGGAATCTGTATATTCTGGGTGGCGACGGGAGTGGGAAGAGAGGCCTCGGATAAAACAGTGAAAGCAACAATTCAATAG
- a CDS encoding NAD(P)/FAD-dependent oxidoreductase: MESIYDLIIVGGGPAGLAAAIYAGRSERKTLLLEKGSYGGRINDTYEVRNYPGTMVDSGQHLMERFREHASSHPTVELKRTTATAVKKEENLFIVSTKRRGDFKARSVILDLGTRPRELGIPGEKEFVGHGVAYCATCDAEFFKGKEIYVLGAGDQAVEEADYLTGFASKVTIIVLHEEGHLDCNEVSAEHAYKNPKIDFCWSSTVQEIKGSDHVESLVLKNVETGQAHEVKADGLFFFVGMVPQTEPVREMVTCDRSGYIKVSDKMETSVPGLYAVGDCRQTFLRQVVTSAADGAVAAVASERYVKELNQIESILSPDSGKIAFVFYNPYSNEEIQAVSDLEQQLRGEWKVYRQDITRQNLLYQNLKVERTVSTAFYENGKLLEVK, translated from the coding sequence ATGGAATCAATTTATGATCTGATCATCGTGGGCGGCGGTCCTGCCGGTCTTGCGGCTGCTATATATGCAGGCAGATCCGAACGGAAAACCCTTCTTCTGGAAAAGGGAAGCTATGGCGGGAGGATCAACGATACCTATGAAGTCCGCAATTATCCCGGTACTATGGTGGACAGCGGCCAGCACCTGATGGAGCGGTTCAGGGAACATGCATCCAGTCATCCCACCGTGGAGCTGAAGCGGACTACAGCAACGGCGGTTAAAAAGGAAGAGAACCTTTTTATTGTCAGCACAAAGAGAAGAGGGGACTTTAAGGCCCGCAGTGTAATCCTGGATCTGGGTACCCGTCCGAGAGAGCTGGGGATTCCCGGAGAAAAAGAATTTGTGGGACACGGTGTGGCTTACTGTGCTACTTGCGATGCGGAATTCTTTAAAGGCAAAGAGATTTATGTACTGGGAGCAGGAGACCAGGCGGTTGAGGAAGCCGATTATCTGACAGGATTTGCCTCTAAGGTTACGATCATAGTACTGCATGAAGAGGGGCACCTCGACTGTAATGAGGTATCAGCGGAACATGCTTATAAGAATCCTAAGATTGACTTCTGTTGGAGTTCCACGGTTCAGGAGATCAAAGGCAGTGACCATGTGGAATCCCTTGTACTGAAAAATGTTGAGACAGGTCAGGCACATGAGGTAAAAGCAGACGGACTGTTTTTCTTTGTGGGCATGGTGCCGCAGACAGAGCCGGTGCGCGAGATGGTCACATGTGACAGGAGCGGCTATATCAAAGTCAGCGATAAGATGGAGACCAGTGTGCCGGGGCTTTATGCAGTAGGAGACTGCAGGCAGACATTTTTGCGTCAGGTTGTCACCTCCGCGGCAGACGGCGCAGTGGCTGCCGTGGCCTCTGAACGCTATGTTAAGGAGCTTAACCAGATTGAAAGTATTTTAAGCCCCGATTCAGGTAAAATAGCATTTGTGTTCTACAATCCTTATAGTAATGAAGAGATTCAGGCAGTGTCAGATCTGGAACAGCAGCTTCGGGGAGAATGGAAGGTTTACCGCCAGGACATTACCCGTCAGAATCTTCTGTATCAGAACCTGAAGGTAGAACGCACAGTGTCAACTGCATTTTATGAAAACGGTAAATTATTGGAAGTAAAGTAG